One genomic region from Mesorhizobium terrae encodes:
- the ftsH gene encoding ATP-dependent zinc metalloprotease FtsH, translating to MNPNYRNLALWAIIAVLLIALFNLFQTPQTRGASTDVPYSQFLQDVASGRVKTVTIAGDRISGTYADSAAGFQTYSPGDQSLVSRLEEKNVVINARPETDGSNTLFGYLISWLPMILILGVWIFFMRQMQSGSGRAMGFGKSKAKLLTEAHGRVTFQDVAGVDEAKQDLEEIVEFLRDPQKFQRLGGKIPRGVLLVGPPGTGKTLLARSVAGEANVPFFTISGSDFVEMFVGVGASRVRDMFEQAKKNAPCIIFIDEIDAVGRHRGAGLGGGNDEREQTLNQLLVEMDGFEANESIILIAATNRPDVLDPALLRPGRFDRQVVVPNPDIVGREKILKVHVRNVPLAPNVDLKTVARGTPGFSGADLMNLVNESALMAARRNKRLVTMQEFEDAKDKIMMGAERRSSAMTQAEKELTAYHESGHAILALNVPAADPLHKATIIPRGRALGMVMQLPEGDRYSMSYKYMISRLAIMMGGRVAEEFKFGKENITSGASSDIEQATKLARAMVTRWGFSDKLGHVAYGENQEEVFLGHSVARTQNVSEETAQIIDAEVRRLIDEAYSTARTILTKKKKDWIALAEGLLEYETLSGEEIKQLIAGQKPSRDLGDDTPTSRGSAVPKAGTGGRRKKGPEAEGGMEPQPSS from the coding sequence ATGAATCCGAACTATCGCAACCTGGCGCTCTGGGCGATCATAGCGGTCCTGCTCATCGCTCTTTTCAATCTCTTCCAGACGCCGCAGACGCGTGGCGCGTCGACCGACGTTCCCTATTCGCAGTTCCTGCAGGATGTAGCGTCCGGCCGCGTCAAGACGGTGACGATCGCCGGCGACCGTATCAGCGGCACCTATGCCGACAGCGCAGCAGGCTTCCAGACCTACTCACCCGGCGACCAGTCTCTGGTCTCGCGGCTTGAGGAAAAGAACGTCGTCATCAACGCTCGTCCCGAGACCGACGGTTCCAACACCTTGTTCGGTTACCTGATCTCGTGGCTGCCGATGATCCTGATCCTCGGCGTGTGGATTTTCTTCATGCGCCAGATGCAGTCCGGCTCTGGCCGTGCCATGGGCTTCGGCAAGTCCAAAGCCAAGCTTCTCACCGAAGCGCATGGCCGCGTCACCTTCCAGGATGTCGCCGGCGTGGACGAGGCCAAGCAGGACCTCGAGGAGATCGTGGAGTTCCTGCGCGATCCGCAGAAGTTCCAGCGCCTGGGCGGCAAGATCCCGCGCGGCGTGCTGCTCGTCGGCCCTCCCGGCACTGGCAAGACGCTTCTGGCCCGCTCGGTCGCTGGTGAAGCCAATGTGCCGTTCTTCACCATTTCGGGTTCCGACTTCGTCGAAATGTTCGTCGGCGTCGGCGCGAGCCGTGTCCGCGACATGTTCGAGCAGGCCAAGAAGAATGCGCCCTGCATCATCTTCATCGACGAAATCGATGCCGTCGGTCGTCACCGCGGCGCCGGTCTCGGCGGCGGCAATGACGAGCGCGAGCAAACGCTGAACCAGCTGCTGGTCGAGATGGACGGCTTCGAGGCCAACGAGTCGATCATCCTGATCGCCGCCACCAACCGTCCCGACGTTCTCGACCCGGCGCTGCTGCGTCCGGGCCGCTTCGACCGTCAGGTCGTGGTTCCGAACCCGGATATCGTCGGCCGCGAGAAGATCCTCAAGGTCCATGTCCGCAACGTACCGCTGGCGCCGAATGTCGACCTGAAGACGGTCGCGCGCGGCACCCCCGGCTTCTCGGGCGCCGACCTGATGAACCTCGTCAACGAATCCGCCTTGATGGCGGCGCGGCGCAACAAGCGTCTCGTCACCATGCAGGAGTTCGAGGATGCCAAGGACAAGATCATGATGGGCGCCGAGCGCCGCTCCTCGGCTATGACCCAGGCCGAGAAGGAGCTGACCGCCTATCACGAGTCCGGCCATGCCATCTTGGCGCTCAACGTGCCGGCCGCCGACCCGCTGCACAAGGCGACCATCATTCCGCGCGGACGCGCGCTCGGCATGGTCATGCAGCTGCCGGAAGGCGACCGCTACTCGATGAGCTACAAATACATGATCTCGCGCCTGGCCATCATGATGGGTGGCCGCGTGGCGGAAGAGTTCAAGTTCGGCAAGGAGAACATCACCTCCGGCGCCTCTTCGGACATCGAGCAGGCGACCAAGCTGGCGCGCGCCATGGTGACGCGCTGGGGCTTCTCCGACAAGCTCGGCCACGTCGCCTACGGCGAAAACCAGGAAGAGGTCTTCCTCGGCCATTCGGTGGCGCGCACGCAGAACGTCTCGGAAGAGACCGCGCAGATCATCGACGCCGAAGTGCGCCGCCTGATCGACGAGGCCTATTCGACCGCCAGAACGATCCTGACCAAGAAGAAGAAGGACTGGATCGCGCTGGCCGAAGGCCTGCTCGAATACGAGACGCTGTCGGGCGAGGAGATCAAGCAGCTGATCGCCGGCCAGAAGCCGTCGCGCGATCTCGGCGACGATACCCCGACTTCGCGTGGCTCCGCCGTGCCGAAGGCCGGTACGGGTGGTCGCCGCAAGAAGGGCCCCGAGGCTGAAGGTGGCATGGAGCCGCAGCCTTCGAGCTAA
- a CDS encoding cation:proton antiporter: MQTFQWIIVLLLGAALLSTLARRVGAPYPTFLAIGGVLIPFLPNSPQWTLDPHLALTLFVAPVLVDSAYDTSLRDLRDNWLPVAGLVLVAVGLTTLTVALAARWLVPGMSWPVAVALGAIVAPPDAAAATAVMRQVKLPHRLLKILEGESLLNDASALLLYKLAIMAVLAGGLSVSSGTPVFLLTVFGSVVAGYLLARVLMPFTSTRDFPTSIIVQFATTFGVWIAAEAIGLSGILTIVVYAMTIANSRGPHMPARLRVPVYAVWEAAVFILNAMAFVLIGMQLGPIWKQLTPDMRSNYVLFAATILAVVILTRFAWVMSYNKLIRWRIERYGFNPPRPMARPTREGGIVVSWAGMRGIVTLAAAFSIPEVLRDSSPFPHRDLILFTAFAVVFGTLVLQGLTLKPLILWLGLSDNDPVGQEVLHGRIEAYRAAVASIGEEDSLAAKLLRKEYGAVIELCEVGMQPRQTVGLPGGALRLQAISAARARAIELRRSFVIGDDAYHVLEEEFDWAELSAVGRSEPA, encoded by the coding sequence ATGCAGACATTCCAGTGGATCATCGTTCTCCTGCTCGGAGCGGCATTGCTCTCGACGCTGGCGCGGCGCGTTGGTGCGCCCTATCCCACGTTCCTGGCCATCGGCGGCGTTCTGATCCCGTTTCTGCCGAACAGCCCACAATGGACGCTTGATCCCCATCTGGCGCTGACCCTTTTCGTCGCGCCGGTGCTGGTCGATTCCGCCTACGACACGTCGTTGCGGGACTTGCGCGACAACTGGTTGCCGGTCGCCGGTCTCGTACTCGTGGCGGTGGGCTTGACGACGCTCACCGTCGCTCTCGCCGCGCGCTGGCTGGTACCCGGAATGTCCTGGCCTGTCGCCGTTGCGCTCGGCGCCATCGTGGCGCCACCCGATGCGGCCGCGGCAACCGCCGTCATGCGGCAGGTCAAGCTGCCGCATCGCCTCCTGAAGATCCTCGAGGGCGAGAGCCTGCTCAACGATGCCAGCGCCCTGCTTCTCTACAAGCTCGCCATCATGGCGGTGCTGGCGGGCGGGCTTTCGGTGTCGAGTGGCACGCCGGTTTTTCTGCTGACAGTCTTCGGAAGTGTGGTGGCCGGATATCTCCTGGCGCGTGTGCTGATGCCGTTCACAAGTACCCGCGATTTTCCGACCTCGATCATCGTTCAGTTCGCCACCACCTTCGGCGTCTGGATTGCCGCCGAGGCGATTGGCCTGTCCGGCATTCTGACCATCGTCGTGTATGCCATGACCATCGCCAATTCGCGTGGGCCGCACATGCCGGCGAGGCTGCGCGTGCCGGTCTATGCTGTCTGGGAAGCAGCCGTCTTCATTCTCAATGCAATGGCTTTCGTGTTGATCGGCATGCAGCTCGGCCCGATCTGGAAGCAGCTGACACCTGACATGCGCAGCAACTATGTGTTGTTCGCCGCGACCATTCTTGCCGTCGTCATCCTGACGCGTTTTGCCTGGGTGATGAGCTACAACAAACTGATCCGCTGGCGTATCGAACGCTACGGCTTCAACCCGCCAAGGCCAATGGCGCGACCGACGCGCGAGGGTGGCATTGTCGTTTCCTGGGCGGGCATGCGCGGCATCGTCACGCTCGCTGCGGCGTTCTCCATTCCTGAGGTGCTGCGCGACAGTTCGCCTTTTCCGCATCGCGATCTCATTCTCTTCACCGCGTTTGCCGTCGTCTTCGGAACGCTGGTGCTGCAGGGGCTGACGTTGAAGCCGCTGATCCTATGGCTCGGCCTGTCCGACAACGATCCCGTCGGCCAGGAAGTGCTGCATGGGCGCATCGAGGCCTACCGGGCAGCGGTCGCCTCGATCGGAGAAGAAGACAGCCTCGCAGCCAAATTGTTGCGCAAGGAGTACGGCGCCGTCATAGAACTTTGCGAGGTTGGTATGCAGCCGCGCCAGACCGTCGGTCTGCCGGGCGGTGCCTTGCGGCTACAGGCGATCTCGGCTGCCCGCGCCCGTGCAATCGAACTGAGGCGAAGCTTCGTTATCGGCGACGATGCTTACCATGTCCTGGAGGAAGAATTCGATTGGGCGGAACTCAGTGCCGTCGGGCGAAGCGAACCGGCCTGA
- the glmM gene encoding phosphoglucosamine mutase encodes MSGRYFGTDGIRGRANKFPMTAEIAMKVGMAAGLSFQRGSHRHRVVLGKDTRLSGYMIENALVAGLCAAGMDVFLLGPIPTPAVAMLVRSLRADIGVMISASHNPYYDNGIKLFGPDGYKLSDEIEERIEAMLDEDVEMALADSDSLGRAKRVDGVHDRYIEFAKRTLPRAMSLSGLRIVVDCANGAAYKVAPAALWELGADVVAINVDPNGFNINKDCGSTHPADLQKKVHEVRADIGIALDGDADRVVIVDENGVVVDGDQIMALIAESWHQNGRLAGGGVVSTVMSNLGLERFLTGMKLQLHRTKVGDRHVVEHMRAHGLNVGGEQSGHIVLSDFSTTGDGLVSALQVLACVKRQNRPVSELLKKFEPVPQLLKNVRFSGGKPLEEAPVKAAIEEAQNRLGKKGRLVIRPSGTEPLIRVMAEGDDPKLVEDVVNDIVGVISQARSAA; translated from the coding sequence ATGTCGGGACGTTATTTCGGGACTGATGGTATTCGCGGTCGCGCCAACAAGTTTCCCATGACGGCCGAAATCGCGATGAAAGTCGGCATGGCCGCCGGTCTCTCGTTCCAACGTGGCAGTCACCGCCATCGCGTCGTGCTGGGCAAGGATACACGTCTCTCCGGCTACATGATCGAGAACGCCCTGGTCGCCGGCCTTTGCGCCGCCGGCATGGACGTCTTCCTGCTCGGCCCGATCCCGACACCGGCGGTCGCCATGCTGGTCCGCTCGTTGCGCGCCGACATCGGCGTCATGATCTCGGCCTCGCACAACCCTTACTATGACAACGGCATCAAGCTGTTCGGCCCGGACGGCTACAAGCTTTCCGACGAGATCGAGGAGCGCATCGAGGCGATGCTCGACGAGGATGTCGAGATGGCGCTGGCGGATTCCGACAGCCTCGGTCGCGCCAAGCGTGTCGATGGCGTGCATGACCGCTACATCGAATTCGCCAAACGGACGCTGCCGCGCGCCATGTCGCTGTCGGGTCTGCGCATCGTTGTCGACTGCGCCAACGGTGCCGCCTACAAGGTGGCGCCGGCCGCGCTTTGGGAACTTGGCGCCGACGTCGTCGCCATCAATGTCGATCCGAATGGCTTCAACATCAACAAGGACTGCGGTTCCACCCATCCGGCCGACCTGCAGAAGAAGGTGCACGAAGTACGCGCCGACATCGGTATCGCGCTGGACGGCGACGCCGACCGGGTCGTGATCGTCGACGAGAACGGCGTGGTCGTGGATGGCGACCAGATCATGGCGCTGATCGCGGAGTCCTGGCACCAGAATGGCCGCCTGGCAGGCGGCGGCGTGGTTTCCACGGTGATGTCCAACCTCGGCCTCGAACGCTTCCTGACCGGTATGAAGCTGCAGCTGCACCGTACCAAGGTGGGCGACCGTCACGTGGTCGAACATATGCGCGCGCATGGCCTCAATGTCGGCGGCGAACAGTCCGGCCACATCGTCCTTTCCGATTTTTCGACCACGGGCGACGGCCTGGTCTCGGCCCTGCAAGTGCTGGCTTGCGTCAAGCGTCAGAACCGCCCGGTCAGCGAACTGCTCAAGAAATTCGAGCCGGTGCCGCAATTGCTCAAGAATGTGCGCTTCTCCGGCGGCAAGCCGCTCGAGGAAGCACCGGTCAAGGCCGCGATCGAGGAAGCGCAGAACCGGCTCGGCAAGAAGGGCCGACTGGTCATTCGCCCCTCCGGCACCGAGCCGCTCATCCGCGTCATGGCCGAAGGCGACGACCCCAAGCTGGTCGAAGACGTCGTCAACGACATCGTTGGCGTGATCTCGCAAGCACGCAGCGCCGCGTAA
- a CDS encoding outer membrane protein: MFNFGRGAVLAGLLSGLAMPALAADLPEPPVVEAPQPAAPVYEEADYGGWYIRGDLGYRKSTMRGADYILYGAPGIVGHFDSHELKGGFSIGGGVGYQVTKYFRTDVTLDYWSKTKFNGSTSGFCGTGLPCTSSDTSSYSALLLLANAYVDIGTWHGITPYVGAGIGGANLKWNSLINKDPDGEFEHEGKSSWRFAYALMAGASYCLTDNAKLDVGYRFSHINGGPMFGYKVGGGPGFDTGINSHEVRAGLRYQFGRSDCAPPPPVYVPEPEPVYTK, translated from the coding sequence ATGTTCAATTTCGGAAGAGGGGCAGTCCTCGCAGGCCTGCTGTCCGGTCTCGCCATGCCGGCGTTGGCGGCGGATTTGCCGGAGCCGCCGGTGGTGGAGGCTCCGCAGCCTGCCGCGCCCGTTTATGAAGAAGCCGATTATGGCGGCTGGTATATCCGCGGCGACCTCGGCTATCGCAAGTCCACCATGCGCGGCGCCGACTACATCCTCTATGGCGCACCCGGCATTGTTGGCCATTTCGACAGCCACGAATTGAAGGGCGGCTTCTCGATCGGCGGCGGCGTCGGCTACCAGGTGACCAAATACTTCCGCACCGACGTGACGCTCGATTACTGGTCGAAGACCAAGTTCAACGGCAGCACCTCTGGCTTCTGCGGCACCGGCCTGCCCTGTACATCGAGCGACACCAGCTCTTATTCGGCGCTGTTGCTGTTGGCCAACGCCTATGTCGACATCGGCACCTGGCACGGCATCACCCCTTATGTCGGCGCCGGTATCGGCGGCGCGAACCTCAAGTGGAACAGCCTGATCAACAAGGATCCGGACGGCGAGTTCGAGCATGAAGGGAAAAGCAGCTGGCGCTTCGCTTACGCCCTCATGGCAGGTGCCTCCTACTGCCTGACCGACAATGCCAAGCTCGATGTCGGCTACCGTTTCAGCCACATCAATGGCGGCCCGATGTTCGGCTACAAGGTCGGTGGCGGCCCGGGCTTCGACACCGGCATCAACTCGCACGAAGTGCGCGCCGGTCTGCGCTACCAGTTCGGCAGGTCGGATTGCGCGCCGCCTCCGCCGGTCTATGTGCCGGAGCCGGAGCCGGTCTACACCAAATAA
- a CDS encoding DUF1304 domain-containing protein, with protein sequence MIANVLVGLVALIHAYIVYLEMVLWDTPRGHKAFGLTPEFATASKVLAANQGLYNGFLAAGLVWGLYLGGAGFQVKTFFLICIVVAGLYGAATANRKILYIQALPAALALAALWLGW encoded by the coding sequence ATGATTGCCAACGTGCTTGTCGGCCTGGTCGCGCTGATTCACGCCTATATCGTCTACCTGGAGATGGTGTTGTGGGACACGCCGCGAGGCCACAAGGCCTTTGGCCTGACCCCGGAATTCGCCACTGCGTCGAAGGTGCTTGCCGCCAACCAGGGCCTCTACAACGGGTTCCTTGCCGCCGGTCTGGTCTGGGGGCTTTATCTCGGCGGCGCCGGCTTCCAGGTCAAAACCTTCTTTCTCATCTGTATTGTCGTCGCGGGTCTCTATGGCGCGGCAACAGCGAATCGGAAAATCCTCTACATCCAGGCCCTTCCAGCCGCGTTGGCGCTCGCTGCGCTCTGGCTGGGCTGGTGA
- a CDS encoding carboxypeptidase M32 → MSFKKLDELGHKLEALEHAQAILGADEATHMAVGGGEKRAEAMATLAGLYHRQATAPEAADWIAAAKAEALDADQQAALREFERQYVNLTCLPTEFVERQTAARLRSEQLWRELRAKNDWAGFRPALENIVSLVREEAGLRAGVLGLSPYDALMEQYDPGNRAADIAPVFAELKTFLKDFVPEALAVQAERLAKRPLKPLGGVYPVDRQRELGLAMMAAVGFDLDHGSLSVSHHPFCGGVPTDVRITTRYKTSDFLSALMGVLHETGHALYEQNLPKQWPHWPLGKARGMAVHESQSLFVEKQLGRNPAFWRWALPVVEKHLGEAWTLDDLLPHVHKVERGLIRVDADEVTYPLHVILRFELEQDLVSGRLEVADLPEAWDAKMRDYLGLSTIDNAADGPMQDVHWPSAAFGYFPSYTLGAMMAAQQWAALTGEHPAANEEIARGDFGAVNGWRRDRIWSQGSRYSTPELLERATGEKLNAAHFIAHLKQRYGKS, encoded by the coding sequence ATGTCCTTCAAGAAGCTTGACGAACTCGGCCACAAACTGGAAGCGCTGGAACACGCGCAAGCTATTCTGGGCGCCGACGAGGCCACCCACATGGCTGTTGGCGGTGGCGAGAAACGGGCCGAGGCGATGGCTACTCTAGCCGGGCTCTATCATCGCCAGGCGACGGCGCCGGAAGCGGCGGACTGGATTGCGGCGGCCAAGGCGGAGGCGCTGGATGCCGACCAGCAGGCGGCCCTGCGCGAGTTCGAGCGCCAATACGTCAATCTCACCTGCCTGCCGACGGAATTCGTCGAGCGGCAGACGGCCGCGCGGCTGCGTTCGGAACAGCTGTGGCGCGAACTGCGCGCGAAAAATGACTGGGCCGGGTTCCGGCCGGCGCTCGAGAACATCGTTTCGCTGGTGCGCGAGGAAGCGGGCTTGCGCGCCGGCGTGCTGGGGCTTTCACCCTATGATGCGCTGATGGAACAATACGATCCCGGCAATCGCGCCGCGGACATCGCTCCCGTCTTCGCCGAGCTCAAGACCTTCCTGAAGGACTTCGTGCCGGAAGCGCTGGCGGTGCAGGCCGAACGGCTGGCCAAGCGGCCGCTGAAGCCGCTTGGCGGTGTCTACCCGGTCGACAGACAGCGCGAACTGGGTCTAGCGATGATGGCGGCGGTCGGCTTCGATCTCGACCACGGCTCGCTTTCGGTCTCGCATCACCCGTTCTGCGGTGGCGTGCCGACCGACGTGCGCATCACCACGCGCTACAAGACGTCCGATTTCCTGTCGGCGCTGATGGGCGTCCTGCACGAGACCGGTCATGCGCTTTACGAGCAGAACCTGCCCAAGCAATGGCCGCATTGGCCGCTCGGCAAGGCGCGCGGCATGGCCGTGCACGAAAGCCAGAGCCTGTTCGTCGAAAAGCAGCTTGGCCGCAATCCGGCGTTCTGGCGCTGGGCGCTGCCAGTGGTCGAGAAGCATCTGGGCGAGGCCTGGACGCTGGATGATCTTCTGCCGCATGTGCACAAGGTCGAGCGCGGCCTGATCCGTGTCGACGCCGACGAAGTCACCTATCCGCTGCATGTCATCTTGCGCTTCGAACTGGAGCAGGACTTGGTCTCCGGCCGGCTCGAAGTCGCCGACCTGCCGGAAGCCTGGGACGCCAAGATGCGCGACTATCTCGGCCTTTCCACCATCGACAACGCGGCCGACGGGCCGATGCAGGACGTGCACTGGCCGTCTGCCGCGTTTGGCTATTTCCCGTCCTATACGCTCGGCGCCATGATGGCCGCCCAGCAATGGGCGGCGCTGACCGGGGAGCATCCGGCGGCCAACGAAGAGATCGCCCGTGGCGATTTTGGTGCCGTCAACGGCTGGCGCCGCGACCGTATCTGGTCGCAAGGCTCGCGCTATTCGACGCCTGAACTTTTGGAGCGCGCCACCGGCGAAAAACTCAACGCTGCGCATTTCATCGCGCATCTGAAGCAGCGCTACGGCAAGTCGTGA